From the Sporocytophaga myxococcoides DSM 11118 genome, one window contains:
- a CDS encoding DUF748 domain-containing protein gives MKKKKLYLKIGVIMLGLLIALRLSLPYIVLRYVNNMLSELNGYKGHVNDIDIHLIRGAYTIHHLNIEKTEGKSYVPFFLAEKTDLSVQWKAIFKGAFVGEVIINNCALNFVNGGKGASQDGGNNDWREPVKKLFPLKINRLEVLNGEIHYRDYSESPDINLYLQSVHAVANNLTNSEKLSKTMVADIVSTGKAMKTGTFKFNLQFDPYAESPYFNMDAKMEKLPATELNNFFKAYGKFDVQDGTVGLYIEAAAKDGGIKGYVKPLIENLNVLKPKEEKLGPIRFLYEAAIEGLGEIFKNHPKDRIATKVPFSGQLDNPKIQVWTVVTNLISNAFIKVLLPNIDNTINMKDTEKPKKKKD, from the coding sequence ATGAAGAAAAAGAAATTGTATTTGAAGATCGGTGTAATAATGCTTGGCTTATTGATAGCACTTAGATTATCACTTCCCTACATTGTTTTAAGATATGTGAATAATATGCTTTCTGAACTTAACGGATATAAAGGGCACGTAAATGATATTGACATACATCTTATAAGAGGTGCTTATACGATTCACCATCTCAACATAGAAAAGACAGAAGGCAAATCATACGTACCGTTTTTCCTTGCTGAAAAAACCGATCTTTCAGTACAATGGAAAGCCATATTTAAAGGAGCATTCGTCGGAGAAGTAATTATAAATAATTGTGCTCTTAACTTTGTAAACGGAGGCAAAGGAGCCAGTCAGGATGGAGGAAATAATGACTGGAGGGAGCCTGTAAAGAAATTATTTCCATTAAAAATTAACCGTCTTGAAGTGTTAAATGGTGAAATCCATTACAGAGATTATTCCGAAAGTCCTGATATCAATTTATACTTGCAGTCTGTACATGCAGTTGCCAATAATCTTACCAATAGCGAAAAGTTATCAAAGACAATGGTGGCTGATATAGTATCTACAGGCAAAGCGATGAAAACAGGTACATTCAAATTTAACTTGCAATTTGATCCTTACGCAGAAAGTCCATATTTTAACATGGATGCTAAAATGGAAAAACTTCCTGCAACTGAACTGAACAATTTCTTTAAAGCCTATGGTAAGTTTGACGTTCAGGACGGTACTGTTGGTCTATACATAGAAGCTGCAGCCAAAGACGGAGGTATTAAAGGATATGTAAAGCCCCTCATTGAAAACCTTAATGTACTGAAGCCGAAAGAAGAAAAGCTAGGACCTATTCGATTTCTATATGAGGCAGCTATTGAAGGACTGGGCGAGATATTCAAAAATCATCCTAAAGATCGGATAGCAACCAAAGTTCCATTTTCAGGACAATTGGACAATCCTAAAATTCAGGTTTGGACAGTTGTAACCAATCTCATCAGCAATGCATTTATTAAAGTGTTACTGCCCAATATAGACAATACCATCAATATGAAAGATACCGAGAAACCTAAGAAAAAGAAAGATTAA
- a CDS encoding DUF4126 family protein: MKRNRKKAIKLALGLGAIAGMRATFAPSLASQFLNNNSFKSLSKSNLKFIQLPISNLITKILSTGEIVGDKLPVAPNRTSAPQLITRIISGALVGATIFQAYKQKRITGLVLGGLSALTMTYASFYVRKYFANAYKIEDAILGGIEDTIAIGTGIGLIKT, translated from the coding sequence ATGAAAAGGAATAGAAAAAAAGCTATAAAACTAGCTTTGGGACTGGGTGCAATTGCAGGAATGAGAGCTACATTTGCCCCATCTCTTGCATCACAATTTTTGAATAACAATTCATTCAAATCTCTTTCTAAATCTAACCTGAAATTTATTCAACTACCTATAAGTAATCTTATTACAAAAATATTAAGTACAGGAGAAATTGTAGGAGATAAACTACCAGTGGCACCTAACAGAACATCTGCCCCCCAATTGATCACAAGAATTATTTCCGGAGCATTGGTAGGAGCTACTATTTTCCAAGCCTATAAGCAGAAAAGAATAACCGGACTAGTGCTCGGAGGCTTATCCGCATTGACAATGACCTATGCAAGCTTTTATGTCCGGAAATATTTTGCAAATGCGTATAAAATTGAAGATGCTATACTTGGAGGTATTGAAGATACGATTGCTATAGGTACAGGAATCGGACTAATTAAGACATAG
- a CDS encoding family 16 glycoside hydrolase: MKKLIIIIIIIIIIIIIIIIIIIIIIISSITILIIFIGAISHEPQWISLLDKNLSKWNMYLSFPHKDGYKGEAPVNDAGELLKPIGYNKNINNVFSVVEENGEPVLKISGEIYGCVYTKESFENYHLKLKVKWGNKKWIPRLNEAKDSGILYHSQGECGVDYWRSWMLSQEFQIIEESMGDYWCIANSKINIKAIKETDNQPYTFAQKGILTSFGEGSTAGIIARLEVIKSFLIINGMNWS; the protein is encoded by the coding sequence ATGAAAAAGCTTATTATTATTATTATTATTATTATTATTATTATTATTATTATTATTATTATTATTATTATTATTATTATTTCATCTATCACAATCCTAATAATATTTATAGGAGCAATTAGCCATGAACCACAATGGATCTCATTGCTTGATAAAAATCTATCAAAATGGAATATGTATTTAAGCTTTCCACACAAAGATGGCTATAAAGGAGAAGCTCCTGTAAATGATGCGGGAGAATTACTAAAGCCGATAGGTTATAATAAAAATATAAACAATGTATTTTCTGTTGTTGAAGAAAATGGCGAACCAGTACTAAAAATTTCAGGGGAAATTTATGGATGTGTTTATACTAAAGAATCATTTGAAAACTATCATCTCAAACTTAAGGTAAAGTGGGGTAATAAAAAATGGATCCCAAGATTAAATGAAGCAAAGGATTCCGGCATCCTATATCACTCTCAAGGTGAATGCGGAGTTGACTATTGGAGATCATGGATGTTGTCTCAGGAGTTTCAGATTATTGAAGAAAGTATGGGAGATTATTGGTGCATAGCCAATTCAAAAATAAATATTAAGGCCATAAAAGAAACCGATAACCAACCATATACATTTGCTCAAAAAGGTATTTTGACTTCATTTGGAGAAGGCTCCACTGCGGGAATTATTGCAAGGCTGGAAGTAATCAAGAGCTTCCTGATAATAAATGGAATGAATTGGAGCTGA
- a CDS encoding PAS domain-containing sensor histidine kinase: MLETETGMLRKLLQLTGHPMELELDNLIEAEFFNLSSDLMIVMKKGRLMQVNTAWKQIMGWAPEEVKGRQLIDFIHPDDVEMALHVGKAIHQTGIDVYVENKYLTKDGSYKWISWKTYTKSGLVLGIGKEITQDKEKDAQYRIINNYRNSLLENSRYLIISLEKNGIIRTFNSAAENILGYRATDVAEKITPTLFFNKSELEDRSRELEVKIGQPVNYGFDYFLKSAQHNIGNEQEWLWRRKDGTQVPLHLSVSPVRDEHNEISGFLIIGSDISQKRAAQKRLKDSETIFKAMNDASPLGIFLTDANGECIYTNRAFQSLTALDISETYGFFWNKIVHEEEKSEILQLWDTAIASKSNFQKKIRLVSSANSIKWVNVNAALINEHEPSLGYVGIIVDITKEIESKRELEGTLLTLEKSNKALDNFAYVVSHDLKAPLKSIAAMINFIEDDLKTGGNNASEYMKLLMGRVCKMAEIIEGVLDFSRIGHSAVRKEFINVKQLVTDQVEFLTVEKPADIRIEMEEFEIIESKILLTQIFSNLISNAVKYNDKGKCKITIRGKLSEGHCYFEVEDNGPGIPEEYHERVFGLFNTLKDERVKDSTGIGLAIVKKIIEEELNGSIRIQSKIGQGTTFIFSW, encoded by the coding sequence ATGTTGGAAACTGAAACAGGAATGCTTCGTAAATTACTTCAGCTAACAGGTCACCCTATGGAATTAGAACTTGATAACCTCATTGAAGCCGAATTCTTTAATCTATCCTCAGATCTGATGATTGTGATGAAAAAAGGACGGCTAATGCAGGTGAATACTGCATGGAAACAAATTATGGGTTGGGCACCCGAAGAAGTGAAAGGCAGACAATTAATCGATTTCATACATCCTGATGATGTGGAAATGGCACTGCATGTGGGGAAAGCTATTCACCAAACAGGTATTGATGTTTATGTAGAAAACAAATACCTGACAAAAGACGGATCTTATAAGTGGATTAGCTGGAAGACCTATACAAAATCAGGCCTTGTTCTTGGAATAGGAAAAGAGATAACCCAGGATAAGGAAAAAGATGCTCAATACAGAATAATCAATAACTACAGAAATTCTCTTCTGGAAAATTCCAGATACCTTATCATTTCACTTGAGAAAAATGGTATCATCAGAACTTTTAATAGTGCTGCTGAAAATATCCTTGGGTATAGAGCAACAGATGTCGCTGAAAAAATAACGCCTACTTTATTTTTCAATAAATCAGAACTTGAGGATAGAAGCAGAGAGTTGGAAGTAAAGATTGGTCAGCCCGTTAATTATGGCTTTGATTATTTCCTTAAATCTGCACAGCATAATATTGGTAATGAACAAGAGTGGCTTTGGAGGAGAAAGGACGGTACTCAGGTTCCGTTGCACTTATCTGTTTCACCTGTTCGTGATGAGCATAATGAAATTTCGGGGTTTTTAATTATAGGTAGTGATATCTCACAAAAACGAGCAGCTCAGAAAAGGCTAAAGGATAGTGAAACTATATTCAAGGCTATGAATGATGCCAGTCCTTTGGGTATATTTCTTACAGATGCCAATGGAGAATGTATTTATACAAACCGGGCATTTCAAAGCCTGACTGCTCTGGATATATCAGAAACATATGGATTCTTCTGGAATAAAATTGTTCACGAAGAAGAAAAAAGTGAAATACTTCAGCTATGGGATACCGCTATCGCCAGCAAAAGTAATTTTCAGAAAAAAATAAGATTGGTATCATCTGCCAATTCTATCAAATGGGTTAATGTTAATGCAGCTCTTATCAACGAGCATGAGCCTTCGCTTGGTTACGTAGGCATCATTGTAGACATCACCAAGGAAATTGAAAGTAAAAGAGAGTTGGAGGGAACCTTGCTAACATTAGAGAAAAGCAATAAAGCTCTTGATAACTTTGCCTATGTTGTTTCTCATGATCTCAAAGCTCCATTAAAGAGTATAGCAGCAATGATTAATTTCATAGAAGATGATCTTAAGACCGGAGGTAATAATGCTTCAGAATATATGAAATTATTAATGGGGCGTGTTTGCAAGATGGCAGAAATAATTGAAGGGGTCCTTGATTTCTCTAGAATAGGTCATTCGGCTGTGAGAAAAGAATTTATAAATGTTAAGCAGTTGGTAACAGACCAGGTAGAATTTCTGACAGTAGAAAAGCCCGCTGACATTCGGATAGAAATGGAGGAGTTTGAAATTATTGAATCTAAAATTCTTCTTACTCAGATATTCTCTAATCTTATCAGCAATGCTGTTAAATATAATGATAAGGGAAAATGTAAAATAACCATAAGGGGAAAACTGTCTGAGGGCCATTGTTACTTTGAAGTAGAGGATAACGGACCAGGTATTCCTGAAGAATATCATGAAAGGGTGTTTGGTCTGTTTAATACTTTAAAAGATGAAAGGGTAAAAGACAGCACCGGTATTGGCCTTGCCATTGTGAAGAAGATTATTGAAGAGGAACTGAATGGAAGTATTCGTATCCAAAGTAAAATTGGGCAGGGTACAACATTTATCTTTTCCTGGTAG
- a CDS encoding lytic transglycosylase domain-containing protein, with protein sequence MKKSLLIPLLSLFLLACKSGNGPEQNLSENNESKVNEAITGADGPKTPFQRITSVPIPEVVTFAGETIPVQRTDVREALEYELMVNTFRQTHTLLIIKNVERWRPFVTEILQKSGVHPDFLYLAVIESEFNNNASSYAGAMGMWQIMEKTAKDYDLKMNQDVDMRRDPKLATEAACKYLKWANSNLNNWVLTAASYNVGMKGIKNRLEDQKVDNFFDLHLNSETARYVYRILALKLILENPEAYGYFVPHTEKYEPFQFTTITVNDDIDNLVDFAKKNNTTYKELRQLNPWFNNTDNFKLRIKKKESYEIRIPQQKIVAGRQ encoded by the coding sequence ATGAAAAAATCATTACTCATTCCCTTACTATCACTGTTTTTACTGGCCTGTAAATCAGGGAACGGGCCAGAACAAAATCTATCTGAAAACAATGAAAGTAAAGTAAATGAAGCAATAACAGGCGCGGATGGACCTAAAACACCATTTCAGCGCATTACTTCAGTACCCATTCCGGAAGTAGTAACTTTTGCAGGTGAAACAATTCCAGTTCAGAGAACCGATGTAAGGGAAGCATTGGAGTATGAATTGATGGTAAATACTTTCCGTCAAACCCATACCCTACTCATTATCAAAAATGTAGAACGTTGGAGACCATTTGTAACCGAAATTCTTCAAAAATCCGGAGTACATCCTGACTTTCTTTACCTGGCTGTAATTGAAAGTGAGTTTAACAATAACGCTTCTTCTTATGCTGGTGCAATGGGAATGTGGCAAATTATGGAAAAGACAGCTAAGGATTATGATCTCAAAATGAACCAGGATGTTGACATGAGAAGAGATCCTAAACTGGCAACAGAAGCTGCCTGTAAATATTTAAAATGGGCAAATTCGAACCTGAATAACTGGGTGCTCACTGCTGCCTCCTATAATGTTGGAATGAAAGGTATAAAAAACAGATTGGAAGATCAGAAAGTAGACAATTTCTTTGACCTGCATCTTAATTCAGAAACTGCAAGATATGTATATCGGATACTTGCATTGAAACTAATTCTGGAAAATCCGGAGGCATATGGATATTTTGTTCCTCATACTGAGAAATATGAGCCTTTTCAATTCACTACAATAACTGTTAACGACGATATTGATAACCTGGTTGATTTTGCCAAAAAGAACAACACAACTTATAAAGAGCTAAGACAATTAAATCCATGGTTTAATAATACTGATAATTTTAAACTAAGGATAAAGAAAAAAGAAAGTTATGAAATAAGAATTCCGCAACAGAAGATCGTTGCAGGGAGACAATAA
- a CDS encoding PspC domain-containing protein — MKKIININLSGRVIMIEDTAYEKLKAYIDSLRQYFAKEEGADEIINDIESRIAELMNDKIRKGAAAITDAHIEEIALHMGRPQDFAAEEANEYEAGSAKQNTEYSYTNTKASDSAGRKKGRLYRDANDKFLGGVCSGIAEYFGMDPAIVRILFVIVTISGFGFGVFIYILLWIILPSKSLENPITKRLYRNPDDKMIAGVAGGLAAYFGQETKIFRLIFAAPLIIGIFITLIRGIFWSLSFPFFPGFFFGSAGSTFILAYCILWIVLPEAKTDYEKMEMRGEKIDVNKIAQNMKERVREWGEEVKGSAQDLRDKAKKYADTRGQSFTSEVNQTMRQNRSGFFHAIGTLVKVFLLFIVSMIVLCLIVSLAGVAIGGFAWWPVNNFLWTDDWQKFFALGALNFLVLIPLIGLITWLIRRIMGIRSRHSYLGWIFGIQWIAGWVSLVLFGISMAREFREYEGTTETSVANVKPDINKLTLTVSDPKLYYGGNFSWVMDEDENDYDHDQDYEGQGFDLSSDTLKLSWVNFNIDKSLDSLYHVSVRTYSFGSTKDAAIDRAEKLQYKVEIKDSMLDLANGFSISKNDKWRGQTVVVNILVPVGKKIRLDESVKGKLTPAVVMNDKSKGGRKFSFKGRKGVCWKADVDYTMQENGKLIDKESNKEIDADCHKGRHWRKRNRKTVEM, encoded by the coding sequence ATGAAAAAGATCATCAACATAAATCTCAGTGGAAGGGTGATAATGATTGAAGATACGGCTTATGAAAAACTTAAAGCTTACATTGATAGTCTTCGTCAATATTTCGCCAAGGAAGAAGGGGCGGATGAAATAATAAACGATATAGAGAGTAGAATAGCAGAGTTGATGAATGACAAGATTCGTAAAGGAGCTGCTGCTATTACCGATGCACATATAGAGGAAATAGCCTTGCATATGGGCAGACCTCAAGATTTTGCAGCAGAGGAAGCGAATGAGTATGAAGCAGGATCAGCAAAGCAAAACACAGAATATTCTTATACTAATACTAAAGCATCTGATTCTGCAGGAAGAAAAAAGGGACGTTTGTATCGGGATGCAAATGATAAATTTCTTGGAGGAGTGTGCAGTGGAATCGCTGAATACTTTGGTATGGATCCAGCCATCGTAAGAATATTATTTGTAATTGTTACCATCAGCGGATTTGGTTTTGGAGTATTTATATATATTCTCCTATGGATAATATTACCTTCTAAAAGTCTTGAAAATCCAATAACAAAGAGGTTGTACCGAAATCCTGATGATAAAATGATTGCAGGTGTTGCAGGAGGACTTGCTGCTTATTTCGGACAGGAAACAAAAATATTCAGACTTATCTTTGCAGCGCCGCTTATTATCGGAATATTTATAACCCTTATAAGAGGAATTTTCTGGAGTTTAAGTTTCCCGTTTTTTCCTGGTTTCTTTTTCGGTTCTGCCGGCAGCACTTTTATATTGGCTTATTGCATCTTATGGATTGTTTTACCTGAGGCAAAAACAGATTACGAGAAAATGGAAATGCGTGGGGAAAAGATAGATGTCAACAAGATTGCACAAAATATGAAGGAAAGGGTACGTGAATGGGGAGAAGAGGTGAAAGGCTCTGCGCAAGACTTACGTGATAAAGCAAAGAAATATGCAGATACAAGAGGACAATCATTTACCTCTGAAGTGAATCAAACCATGAGGCAGAACCGTTCAGGTTTTTTTCATGCGATTGGTACACTTGTAAAGGTATTCCTTTTGTTTATTGTCAGCATGATTGTATTATGTCTGATTGTATCCCTTGCAGGAGTAGCTATCGGTGGTTTCGCCTGGTGGCCTGTCAATAACTTCTTATGGACAGATGACTGGCAGAAATTTTTTGCTTTAGGTGCTTTAAATTTTTTAGTGCTAATACCTCTTATTGGTTTAATAACATGGCTTATAAGACGTATTATGGGTATACGTTCCCGTCATTCTTATTTAGGGTGGATATTCGGAATACAGTGGATTGCAGGATGGGTTTCCTTGGTTTTATTTGGAATCAGCATGGCAAGAGAGTTTCGCGAATATGAAGGTACAACAGAGACCTCTGTTGCTAATGTAAAACCAGATATTAATAAATTAACGCTGACTGTATCAGATCCAAAATTATATTATGGAGGCAATTTCAGCTGGGTGATGGATGAGGATGAAAATGATTATGATCACGACCAGGACTATGAAGGGCAAGGTTTTGATCTTTCTTCTGATACTTTAAAATTATCCTGGGTAAATTTTAATATTGATAAAAGTTTAGATTCCTTGTACCATGTTTCTGTAAGAACCTACAGCTTTGGTTCTACTAAAGATGCTGCGATAGATAGAGCTGAAAAACTACAATACAAAGTGGAAATAAAAGACAGTATGTTGGACCTTGCAAATGGGTTTTCAATTTCTAAAAATGACAAATGGCGAGGGCAAACAGTTGTAGTAAATATTCTTGTACCAGTAGGAAAAAAGATCCGTCTTGATGAATCTGTCAAGGGTAAGTTAACACCGGCTGTCGTAATGAATGATAAAAGTAAAGGAGGTAGAAAATTTAGTTTTAAAGGTAGGAAAGGTGTCTGCTGGAAAGCTGATGTTGATTATACAATGCAGGAGAATGGGAAGTTAATAGATAAAGAAAGCAACAAGGAAATCGATGCAGACTGTCATAAAGGAAGGCATTGGAGAAAGAGAAATAGAAAAACGGTTGAAATGTAG
- a CDS encoding T9SS type A sorting domain-containing protein, which translates to MKKKLLTFAAIAAITQIQAQSSSTGTGMCPGGFTEDFSNTKNYSNPEGLGGLNWWEYDKGPFYTIARNPNNKTLDVKLNILAKRYEPMGVSFGDKTINGIKTKYTLDFTKDFSYELTIKNNTSTTIIVRLAAVDIAGRQLSLNGIPKSADAWKSGIEIKIESGQTGILGENSINSSGSENLGTFTNCSDVRWNNGVATILTDFDYTKVTGFNITVIDGINNPPKAVTGMIEIHHITIGNTSCLSNITTEIPFETTNNSSLSVFPNPVTNGTIYFNEVIEEIYVYDMLGQLVKTENNTNNVFVGTLRKGIYNLSTSMGNTVFIIP; encoded by the coding sequence ATGAAAAAAAAACTCTTAACTTTTGCTGCTATTGCTGCTATTACTCAAATCCAGGCACAATCTTCATCAACAGGAACAGGCATGTGTCCAGGAGGCTTTACTGAAGATTTCTCAAATACTAAAAACTATTCCAATCCAGAAGGCCTTGGAGGGCTTAATTGGTGGGAGTATGATAAAGGTCCATTTTATACCATTGCAAGAAATCCCAACAATAAGACATTAGATGTTAAGCTTAACATTTTAGCCAAACGATATGAGCCAATGGGAGTGTCATTTGGAGACAAAACAATAAATGGAATAAAAACCAAATACACATTAGACTTTACTAAAGATTTTTCATATGAACTTACAATAAAAAACAATACTTCCACTACCATTATTGTAAGGCTTGCAGCTGTTGATATTGCTGGCAGACAACTATCATTAAATGGGATTCCTAAATCAGCAGATGCTTGGAAATCTGGCATTGAGATTAAAATTGAATCCGGACAAACAGGTATATTGGGAGAAAATTCAATAAACAGCTCTGGTTCGGAAAATCTTGGTACATTTACCAATTGCTCTGATGTGCGCTGGAATAATGGTGTGGCAACTATTCTTACTGATTTTGATTATACCAAAGTAACGGGATTTAATATCACTGTTATTGATGGAATAAACAATCCACCAAAAGCTGTAACAGGTATGATAGAAATTCACCACATAACCATAGGTAATACTTCATGTCTATCCAACATTACTACTGAAATTCCTTTTGAAACAACAAATAATTCTTCACTATCGGTTTTCCCAAATCCCGTTACCAATGGCACTATCTATTTTAATGAGGTGATAGAAGAAATCTATGTCTATGATATGTTAGGACAATTAGTAAAAACCGAAAATAATACAAACAACGTATTTGTAGGAACTCTAAGGAAGGGTATCTACAATCTTAGTACTTCTATGGGAAATACTGTATTTATTATTCCCTGA
- a CDS encoding TolC family protein yields MNNRLKIVVIFFLFIAGTKSYAQSKLNLEALIALAVKQDFSVQLIEQELNKAQIEQKITRSSILPTVSFNNWNGYYDGRYYDPLKNDFFYNPTMVGNMGLTSTWGIYNGGYRNTKLSIDRISINIQYLNLEKKKREISREVINLYSAIVQANNLIDIYQKKIALYASETARIKELYVLEKVTAVDTSVVALTRIDAEDKQLQLKYKLELDLHQLGLLTNENLLLSDIESNPEFTFEQLDLNESQYSIYDDTTALKNSSISYRIKSLEIEKARYSTELQKSQFKPSVKFEAGLNTGYSSNLRNEAANINSEGKYVFLKQFESNRYNSTSLNIYIPVFDRRNKLLERQNRVGENMAKIEEAQTGRKIFIKYSLAKKELRVKYKKLKISQVQVTEINKLLINYKERFALGRLRVNDLLMANEKLIEGEINYSNNYFEFYKALKTFELDYTGNLSF; encoded by the coding sequence ATGAACAATAGGTTAAAAATAGTCGTAATATTTTTTTTATTTATTGCTGGAACTAAATCATATGCTCAGAGTAAATTAAATCTTGAGGCATTGATAGCACTGGCAGTAAAGCAAGATTTTTCTGTTCAGCTCATAGAGCAGGAACTCAATAAAGCCCAGATAGAGCAAAAGATAACACGATCGAGTATTTTGCCAACAGTTAGTTTTAATAACTGGAATGGTTATTATGATGGTCGATATTATGACCCATTAAAAAATGATTTTTTCTATAATCCCACAATGGTAGGCAATATGGGGCTTACCTCAACTTGGGGTATTTACAACGGAGGATACAGAAATACCAAACTATCAATAGATCGAATCTCTATCAATATACAATATCTTAATCTTGAAAAGAAGAAAAGAGAGATAAGCAGGGAAGTGATTAATCTCTATAGCGCTATAGTTCAGGCAAATAATCTTATTGATATTTATCAGAAAAAAATAGCGTTATATGCTTCTGAAACAGCAAGAATAAAAGAGCTATACGTACTTGAAAAAGTAACAGCTGTGGATACTTCTGTTGTTGCACTCACTCGAATTGATGCAGAAGACAAACAGCTCCAGCTTAAATACAAGCTTGAATTGGATCTTCACCAGCTTGGATTGCTTACCAATGAAAACTTATTACTTAGCGATATCGAAAGCAATCCTGAATTTACCTTTGAGCAGCTTGATCTCAATGAGTCTCAATACAGTATTTATGATGATACTACCGCGCTTAAAAACTCCTCCATCAGTTACAGAATTAAAAGTTTGGAGATTGAGAAGGCGCGTTATTCTACAGAACTACAGAAATCACAGTTTAAGCCCTCTGTTAAATTTGAGGCTGGACTGAACACAGGTTATTCTTCTAATCTTAGGAATGAAGCTGCGAATATAAATTCTGAAGGCAAATATGTTTTCTTAAAGCAGTTTGAAAGCAACAGATATAATTCTACAAGTTTGAATATTTACATACCTGTATTTGACAGGAGAAATAAGCTCCTGGAGAGACAGAACAGAGTTGGAGAGAACATGGCTAAGATAGAGGAGGCACAAACCGGAAGAAAAATTTTCATAAAGTATTCTTTGGCAAAAAAAGAATTAAGAGTAAAATATAAGAAACTGAAAATTTCTCAGGTACAGGTAACTGAGATTAATAAACTTCTTATAAACTATAAAGAACGCTTTGCACTTGGTAGGTTGCGCGTTAATGATCTTTTAATGGCAAACGAAAAACTTATTGAAGGTGAAATAAATTATAGTAATAATTACTTCGAATTTTATAAAGCCCTCAAAACTTTTGAACTTGATTATACTGGCAACCTCAGTTTCTGA
- a CDS encoding PadR family transcriptional regulator, whose protein sequence is MNIENTQSQMRKGILEFCILSIIRRGEAYPSDIVEEMKAANLQILEGTLYPLLTRLKNADMLTYRWVESTSGPPRKYFSLTEKGESFYKELEQTWNELSNGVNALTNKPNTSLN, encoded by the coding sequence ATGAATATTGAGAATACGCAGAGTCAGATGCGGAAAGGGATTTTAGAATTCTGCATTCTTTCAATAATTCGAAGAGGGGAAGCATATCCCAGTGATATTGTAGAAGAAATGAAGGCAGCAAATTTGCAAATTCTGGAAGGCACGCTTTATCCTTTACTTACCAGATTGAAAAATGCAGATATGCTTACCTACAGATGGGTAGAAAGCACCTCAGGGCCACCGCGCAAATACTTTTCTCTCACTGAAAAGGGAGAAAGCTTTTATAAAGAGTTGGAGCAAACCTGGAATGAATTGTCAAACGGCGTCAATGCCTTGACTAATAAACCAAACACATCATTAAACTAA
- a CDS encoding family 16 glycoside hydrolase: MELITFGDKSLQIVNGKVVMALSNSSYMDGILKPLTKGRIQLQSEAAEVFFKDIKIKPITKLPSEYADYF, translated from the coding sequence TTGGAGCTGATCACTTTCGGGGACAAAAGCCTGCAAATCGTCAATGGTAAAGTTGTAATGGCGCTATCCAATTCCTCCTATATGGATGGTATACTTAAACCACTAACGAAAGGTAGAATACAGCTTCAAAGCGAAGCTGCTGAGGTGTTTTTCAAAGATATTAAGATAAAACCTATAACTAAACTTCCTTCCGAATATGCTGACTACTTTTAA